Proteins from one Methanococcus maripaludis C5 genomic window:
- a CDS encoding NADH-quinone oxidoreductase subunit B family protein, with amino-acid sequence MIKDFVRKRSINVCLVNTGGCNGCDIEVVSCLAPRYDIEQYGIYVHNNPREADVLVVTGPVTGAWEKRLLEIYEKTPEPKIVIAVGACALSGGIFKEGHIHGPVDSVIPVDAKLPGCPPRPSEIISAVVTIAPDALAAKEKLLNQKLKEEKNKAKA; translated from the coding sequence ATGATTAAAGATTTTGTAAGAAAACGATCAATTAACGTCTGTCTGGTAAATACTGGTGGTTGCAATGGTTGTGATATCGAAGTAGTGTCCTGCCTTGCCCCAAGGTATGATATCGAACAGTACGGAATTTATGTGCATAACAATCCAAGAGAAGCCGATGTTTTAGTTGTAACCGGCCCTGTGACTGGAGCTTGGGAAAAAAGACTTCTTGAAATTTACGAAAAGACCCCCGAACCTAAAATAGTTATCGCGGTTGGTGCGTGCGCACTTAGTGGTGGAATATTTAAAGAAGGGCATATTCACGGGCCTGTTGACAGTGTAATTCCTGTGGACGCAAAACTTCCAGGATGCCCTCCAAGACCCTCAGAAATTATATCTGCAGTAGTCACAATTGCCCCAGATGCACTTGCTGCTAAAGAGAAATTACTTAATCAAAAATTAAAAGAAGAAAAAAATAAAGCCAAAGCATAA
- a CDS encoding DUF2104 domain-containing protein, whose product MNEVPFMLLYCAITFVIGSALGLSYSYKKYGKPYVEKTLDSVALVSAIIGGLAFTVNAPISVLFLAFPLGMRPGYGHSEFSLGLLIALIGYILLTIGLI is encoded by the coding sequence ATGAACGAAGTTCCATTCATGCTACTTTATTGCGCAATTACATTTGTTATCGGATCGGCTCTTGGGTTATCCTACAGCTACAAAAAATATGGAAAACCTTACGTAGAAAAAACCCTCGACAGTGTTGCATTAGTTTCTGCAATTATTGGGGGGCTTGCTTTTACAGTAAATGCGCCAATATCTGTGTTATTCCTTGCATTCCCACTTGGAATGAGGCCCGGATATGGACATTCCGAATTCAGTCTTGGACTATTAATTGCACTTATCGGCTATATCTTACTAACAATTGGGCTAATCTAG
- a CDS encoding DUF1959 domain-containing protein: MLEEIDKNYENSSLEQKYNIIKGNRYIMEEAIVPISKALKMSMEEVIDVFVKTCDGVALYESHAYVEQAKMGCLGRKVDIDLGLCWIADFFGLISKQDADLIRKRVVEDTIIRKKPYKEALEEGRALTVKILKGEE, translated from the coding sequence ATGCTAGAAGAAATTGATAAAAATTATGAAAATTCAAGTTTAGAGCAAAAATACAATATAATAAAGGGCAATCGTTACATTATGGAAGAAGCGATTGTTCCAATTTCAAAAGCTCTCAAAATGTCAATGGAAGAAGTCATTGATGTATTTGTAAAGACTTGTGATGGAGTGGCTCTTTATGAATCTCACGCATACGTTGAACAGGCTAAAATGGGATGCCTTGGAAGAAAAGTAGATATCGATTTAGGTTTGTGTTGGATTGCAGACTTTTTCGGATTGATATCAAAACAAGATGCCGATTTAATAAGAAAAAGGGTCGTTGAAGATACAATTATCAGAAAAAAACCGTACAAAGAAGCGCTTGAAGAAGGCCGTGCACTTACAGTTAAAATCCTGAAAGGCGAGGAATAG